ACGTCGCGCTCTTCGCCGTAGTTGGCCTCCTGGCTGGCGATGGCCAGGGCCACGCGCCAGAAGAGCCCGGTTTCATCCTCCAGGGGGCGGCCGTCAGGGCCTTTGCGCAGATAGCGTTTGCCAAGGACGATGGTGGCGTTTGGGTTGATGACCGGGGCGGGCAGGTCGGCGGGCGCGGGCAACGGGGCGGTGGGCGAATCGGACATGTGGCGCGATCTCCAATGGGTCGAAACGGTTGACGAAAACTATCCGGGCGTCTGCGACGCCACGGAAAAAATAAACATTTCGAAGGATTGAGCTTGGCCGGGAAATGCAAGCGCATGCGGCCGGGGTGCAGGGGAAGCTACGTTATTTGCCCTATGCCTGCAACCGCATGACGCCTGATGCGGGGCGCGGAAATCCCGGCCTAGTTGGCCGACGTGATCCAAAATTCCGAAAAGTAATTCGTGATTTCAAAGAAAAAGAAAATTTTTCGGGATGGGGGGGCATGCCCGGGCATGGTTGCGGCGGATCCCGAAAGACGGCGGAAGGGCAATGCACAGGGGTATGAATTCGGGACAACCCTCTCCGGGCAGCTCTTCCGGAGGGCCAGCCGAGGTGCGCCGGGCCGGATGTTTCATATGGAGACGCGCATGAATCCCAAGGCGGGCGCCCCTTGAAAGAAATGTCGTGGCCGTCGGCAAGATGGCCGATAAACGGGGAAGACGGGGGCCTGCGCCCATGCAAACGGTGGCCGATGCGCCCATGGCCGCCTGGGAAAAAATCGTCAGACAGGCGGCTGTCTGTGTGTCCGAAGGCCGATCAAGGACTTCTTGTGTCTGTCGGCAAAGATATTCGACATCATGTAGGCGTATATTGAGGCCTGGGGGAGCAGGGCGAAAAAATCGATGAAATTCTGGATGTTGTTTAGGGCCGCGAAATCCGAGCAAAGCAGGACGACGTTTTTGAAGCCTTTGCTGAGGAGGGCGTCGGTCCACGGATAGTGGTGATTCGGGACGAACCATCCGTCAAAAAGGAAAACATCCCACGCCGCATATTTTTCCCTGAAGTTTCGTTTCGGCAGGAGCAAGGATTGGCCAGGCAGGTCGCGGGGGAGGGAGGCCAGGAGGTCTTCAAGGAGAATGACCGGCCCAGAGGCCACGATCAAGGTGTTGCCTGCGGGCAAAGCCGCAAGGCGGACCCGCCGCGAGCATTCGAAGTTGTCTTCCAGGAACGCGAGGGCCCTTTTTTGCGGCGTGACGGCTTCTGGGGCGAGATGTTCCAGGATGCCCAGGGGATCATCCCGGCGACAGGACAGGTTTGCCATGTATTCATTCGTGAAAGTTGTCCATCGTGCGTCGGGCGGGATACGTTCCAGGGTGGTCAGGGCGTTTTCCGTTTCACCATGCTGCCGCTGGAGTTGGGCCAGTTGGAAATGGGCGCTGTGGCGGAAGGGGAAGCGTGTGGCGTTGCGTTTGGCCATGTCGAGGTCGAGGCCCATGCGCCTGGCATAGGGGGAACTGGCCAGTGTGCAGAAGAGATGGCCAGCTTCAATGGAGACGCAGGTGTTCCGGTCACAAGAGGATTTCCCCAGAAGTGTTTTCAGTATTTCGAAGAGGGCGCGGAATCGTTCCGGCGTCGTGACCTGATGCGGGCTGATGGTCAGCCTGGCGCCCTTGCGTATGCCTTCAAGAAGAAAATGGAAGGTCGCATCGTCCATGGCGGCGTTGATTTTTGCGAGCAACAGCGAGGTGTAGATGTTGTCGTCGGTGTTGTCGTTTGTTTCGAGTTTCAAGCCCGTTGTCGGATTGTTTTTTGACGAGGGGCCGTTATGCCAGTCGTCGACGGCGCGGCAGGAGCCCGTGGCCGATACATCCGTGGGGCTGATAGCGCGGGCATGAACCGGAGGGAAGGTGATCTTGCCGGAGAAATACTCATACACAGCGAAGTCATGGCAATATTTCTGAATGGTTTCCGTCCGGATATGGGCACACGGCGTGCGTGGATTGTTTTGCGACTGATTTCTAAAGGGGATATCGCCAAAGGATATGCCAAGCGCCTTCCCCAAGGCGAAAACGGACTCGCGCAGCTGCTCGACGAAGCCGATGAAAAAATAATTCTCCAGGCGTGCGATGGCCCGTTCGACCGTTCCGCCCAGATGCCTGACCATGGATATATACGGATTGTCGAAAAGATAATCGACGAATGAGCCATAGCTGTACAGTTTTGTCTGCATGCCATAGCGATAAAGGGAATAGGCGACGGCCAGAGGGTTTCTCAGGAATGTGATGTAGTATACTTTGCAATCTGCATTCAGCAGTTCATGTATGCCGTATACGTAATGCCCGCCGCAATAGAGGCTTGAACAGGTGGAGGCGTTTACTTTGTCTGCAAATGATATACATGAAATGGGGGATTCGATATGTTCATATCCTGGAAAGTCCCTGTCGAACATGGCATGCAACGAGGTTCCGGCGCATTTTGGGATATGATCAAAGACGAACACGTTTTTGAAGCTGGGATCCGGGAATGGAAGTTCGCGCTCGATATCGAATGGGAGACTGGCAGCGTTCATCAGGTCATCTCTGGTTTTGAAGGGGAACGGGATGTCACGGGGGGCTCTTGGTGCGGTTGGGCCTGCCCGGGCTGTCGGCCGGAACCGGGAGTCCCCGCTTTCATGTCCGGGGATGCGGCGGGGCGACCCCCAGGCGTCGGCATTCCTTCGGCGGGGAGGCCTGGACAGCGGCGGACTGGCGCTCCGGCGACTGATCCGTGGCGGCGCGTCTGGATATTTGCCCCCGCCGCCGGAATTATCGCCTGGCCGTCGGTCGGCAGGCCCCGGCGCAACAGCCTCCGGACAAAAGCTCGCTGTAGGCGAAGAGGATGCGCCGCTCCCGGTTTATGGCCTCCTCGGACAGCCGGGGCGCGGGCGAGGCAGCGGCCAGGCGCGTCAGCTCGTCGAAATGGGGGATGGTCCGCATGCCGCCCCGGGCCAGGATGTGTCCGTCGGCCACGCGAAGGAGCAGGGCCTCCTTGGTGTCCGTGACCAGGGCCAGGGGGGCTGGCGTGTCGCCGAAAAGCCGTGAGGCGGCCAGGGTCTCGCGGATGTAGGAGCCGGGTTCGCCGGAGCAGAAGATGACCACCAGAAGCGGCGCGCCGCTTCCGTCCGTGACCGCCAGATCCACCATGCGGGTATAGTCTTTGCCCTCCATGGGAAAGCACACCCCGGCCTTGGCGCACATCCGGTCCCTGGGATAGCCCCGTTCCTCCACGAGAAGCCGGGCCAACGCCTGGCGAAATTCCTCGTAGGAGGTCTCTTCCACGTCCTCGCCGGTCAGGTAGTCCCGGATGACCCGGTTCAGGCTTTCTTCGTGCATGGCGTCCCCGCTGCGAAAGATTCGGCCGCACACAGGCCGCGGCCCCGAAAAGGTAGCATCTCGGGGGGCGGTGTCAATCCGGCCCGGCCGCCGCTGGCGGCTCAACGCCCCGCCAGGGGCTTTGTATGTTTTAGTTGAAACGGCGCTTGGCCATGACCCGTCCCACGGTGTCGGCCAGGGCCTGCATCTCGAAGGGTTTGGCCAGGAAATCGTCCATTCCGGCGGTCAGGAACCGTTCCCGGTCGGACTCCATGGCGTAGGCGGTCAGGGCCACGATGGGGATGTTTTTGACCGGGCCCGGGACTTCGCCGTGCCGGATGTGGCGGGTGGCCGTCAGGCCGTCCATGACCGGCATCTGGATGTCCATGAGCACCATGTCGAAGGGATCGCTGGCCAGGGCGCGCAGGGCCTCCTGCCCGTTTTCCGCCTCGGTGACGGCATGGCCCATGTGGCGCAGCATGGTCGCGGCGCTTAAGCGGTTGCTGGTGTCGTCCTCCACCAGAAGTACGCGCAGGGGGGCGGCCGTGTCCTGGGGGGGGCGTCGTCCGTGGGGAAGGACACCCGGCAGGTGGGCAGCCAGAAGGCGGCGGTGAAGGAAAAGACGCTGCCCTGGCCGGGGGTGCTTTCCACCCAGACGGAACCGCCCAGAAGCTCAGTCAGTTGCTTGGCGATGGACAGGCCCAGGCCCGTGCCGCCGTATTTTTTGGTCAGGTAGTCCTCGGCCAGGGCGAAGCTGTCGAAAATCGAGGCCAGCTTGTCCGCGGGGATGCCGATGCCCGTGTCCGCGATCCGAAACAGCAGGCATTCTCCTGCAAAGCCCTGGTCCACAAAGACCCGGCGCGGCCCGTCCGGGGGGGCTTCGTAGCGTTCCACGGTCAGCGTGATGCCGCCGCGCATGGTGAAGCGGATGGCGTTGACGAGCAGATTGACCAGGATCTGGCGCAGGCGGAAGGGGTCGCCCACCAGGATGTCTCCGACATCGTCGGCGACCCGCCAGGTGAAGTTCAGATTTTTGAGGCGGGCCTGCACCTCGTGGGTGCGGCACAGGGAGTCCACCAGGGAGCGGATGTCGAATTCCTTGACCGTCAGTTGTACGGCCCCGGACTCCATGTTGGCCAGTTCGATGAGGTTGTCCACGATGGACAGGAGCTTTTTGGCCGACTGGAAGGTGATGTCCCAGCATTCGGCCTGATCGGGCGGCAGGGAGGTCGTCTGGGCCAGTTGGGACATGCCGAAGATGGCGTTTAAGGGGGTGCGCAGTTCGTGGCTCATGTTGGCCAGAAACTGGGTTTTGGCCTGGTTGGCCTGTTCGGCCTGCTTTTTGGCCTCGGCCATGGACTGTTCGGCCAGTGTGCGGAAGGTGGTGTCCAGGACCGTGGCCACCAGCACGTTGTGCCCCGGAACCGGGAAGCTGGCGATGGTGACGTGGCGGCGTTCGCCCTTGGCCGTGGTTATGGGCAGATCCTTCCAGGACATGCGGCCCGGTTCGCCGCTTTGCACGTCGGATAAGATGCGTTCCCGGATGGCGGTTCTCTCCCGGGGATCGGGAAAGAGGCTGCCGAAATAGCCGTCCAGGGTGGCCAGGGCCTCGGGCGGCCAGCCGAGAATCTCGGAATAGCGGGGGTTTTGGAAGGTGGCCAGGCCTGAGTCCAGGAGGCGCACGCTTACGCCGATGGGCAGGCTGGTCAGGACGACCTCCATGAATCGGCGGCGTTTGAGCAGTTCCTCTTCGGCCAGCTTGCGGTCGCTGATGTCCCGGGCCACGGAGAAGATGCGCTGCTGCTCGGGCAGGGGATGGGAGGCGAACGACAGCCAGGCGTAAGAACCGTCTTTTGTGCGGTAGCGGGCCTCGAAGTTGCGCACGGGGGAGCCTTCCACCAGCCGTTCCCCCATGGCCAGGAAGGCCGACAGATCGTCCGGGTGGACCAGCTCCACCACCGGACGGCCCACAAGGGCCTGGCTGGAATAGCCCAGGGTCCGGGTCCAGGCCGGGTTCACCTGCTGCAGGACGCCCGCGTAATCGGTGATGCTCAAAAGATCCATGGAGTGGTTGAACAGCCGGTCCCGCTCCCGGGCCAACTCCCGGGCGGCGGTCACGTCGGAGGCCATGAACAAAACACCCGTGAGCTCGCCGTGGCCATCGTCGATGGGGGCGGCGTGCAGGCTGACTTCCAGGAGGGAGCCGTCCCGGCGCATCCGGACCACGTCCAGGTTGGCGGGAGGGGCCTTGGCAAAGGCCCGGGCCAGGATGGCCTCGAATTCAGCCTTGTGCTGTTCCGGCACCGTGGGCAGCGGCCGTCCCATGACCTCGGCCTCCTTCCAGCCGAAGAGCCGCTCGGCCGCCGGGTTCCAGAGGCTGACGCGGCCTTCCCGGTCCAGGAGGTAAATGGCCAGGGGCGCGGCGTTGACGACGGAGGCCAACCGGTCCCCGGCCGCCGCAATCTCCCGCCTGGCTGCGAACAGGCTGTCCGTGTGTCCCCGCTGGCCCGCCTCCACCCGGCGCAGCAGCGCGTACAACAGCAGGCTGGTGGCCATCACGAAGAACCAGCCCTTGAAGGTCTGCATGTCGGCGATGGACTGGGGATCGCGGAAAAGCGCCGTGACGGCCAGGTCGGAGAATAGAATCCAGGCCCCGGCGGCCAGGAAATAGACGGCAGGGATGAGAAGGACGTATCTGTTGCCCGGCTTGAACATGGGGGCGTCCAGGGCCGAAGTGTTTTTCGTATCTAAACAAAGATATCCCAGGGGTGGGGAGAAGACAAGATGAAGGGCGGCAGAAGGGATACGGGCGGCATGGCGGGTGGCCCTACCGCCGGGCAGGGTCGCCGTCACGGCGGCTCGATTTTTGTCCGGGGATGCGCTAGTCCTGTCCAAACGACGGAGACGGCATGGAAAATCACGATCACGCCCCGGATTTGAAAAATCTCGAAGAGCAGTTGCGCCGGGAAAATCCCCTTCTGGTGGACGCGGTGGCCTCTTTTCGAAAGCTCGACTTCGTGGGGCGGCGGCTCGGGCTTTTGCCCAAGGGGGGCTCCTTTGCCGCGCGCATCGCCTGGTGGCCGCTGGTCGCCGTGCTGGGGCCGTTTTCGGCGGGCAAATCCACCTTCATCAACAACTATCTGGGCCACTCCCTGCAACACACCGGCACCCACGCCGTGGACGACAAATTCACGGTCATCTGCTACACCACCGAGCCCTCGTCCCGGGTCTTGCCCGGCGTGGCCCTGGACGCCGACCTGCGCTTTCCCTTCTACAAAATGAGCCAGGAGCTGGAAAAGGTGGAGGCCGGGGAGGGCGGCCGCATCGACGCCTATCTGCAACTCAAGACCTGCCCGGGCGAGCGGGCCAAGGGGCTCATCCTCATCGACTCCCCGGGGTTCGACGCCGACGCCCAGCGCACGGCCACGCTGCGCATCACCGACTACATCATGGACCTCTCGGATCTGGTGCTGGTCCTTTTCGACGCCAACCGCCCCGAGCCCGGGGCCATGCGCGACACCCTGCGCCATCTGGTGGCCGGGACCGTGAACCGCAAGGACTCAAGCAAGTTCCTCTATGTCTTAAACCGCATGGACGTGACCGCCCGGGAGGACAATCCCGAGGAGGTGGTGGGGGCCTGGCAGCGGTCGCTGGCCCAGCATGGGCTCACGGCCGGGAGGTTCTACCGGGTCTACAGCCCCGAGGCGGCCCTGCCCATCGCGGACGAGGCCCTGGCCAGGCGGTTTGCGGCCAAACGGGACAAGGATCTGGCGGAAATCCACGGCCGCATGGCCCAGGTGCGGGTGGAGCGGGCCTACCGCATCGTGGGGGCCCTGGAGAAGATGGCCCGGGAGATCGAAGACGATTTCGTGCCCCGCATCCGGGCGCTTGCGGGGCGTTGGCGCACAAGCGTGTTGCGCTTCGATGCGCTTTTTTTCGGAATCGCCGCCGCCCTGTGCGTTGCGGCCTCGTTTGCCTCCGGGCCTGCCGCCGGGGGGAGTTTCCTGCCCGGGTGGCTGGACTGGATCTTTTCCGCCTCCTGGCGGGCCTGGCCCTTTGCGGCCCTGGTCCTGGCCGGGGCTGGATTCGTCCATTTCAAGGCCCGGGGGCTGGCCGAGGGCCGCCTGCGCCGGGCCCTTGCCCGGGAGAATCCGCCCGGGGCCCTGCGCGAGGCCCTGGAGCGGGCCATGGACAAAAATACCGCATGGTGGCGCAGCATTTTCGCCTCGGAACCGGCCGGGTGGGGCAACGCCTCGCGGCGGCGCGTCCGGGAGGCCATCGCCGGGGCCGAGTCCCTGGTGCAGGCCCTAAACGACCGCTACGCCCAACCCTCGGGGCCCCGCCCCGAGCCGTCCGACACCCCAACCACCCTATGAAGACACGAAAAATCATGAATCCCGCCTGCAAGGACATCACCTCGTTTCTGGTCATGGACATCCTGGAAAAGGCCCAGGGCCTGGAGCGCCAGGGCCATCACGTCATCCACCTGGAGATCGGCGAGCCCGATTTCGACACCCCGGACTGCGTCAAGGAGGCCGCCTGCCGGGCCATCCGCGACGGCAAGACCCACTACAGCCACAGCCTGGGCCTGATCGAACTGCGCGAGGCCATCTGCCGCCACTACGCCGCCGAATACGGGGTCACGGTCAAGCCGCAAAACATCGTGGTCACGGGCGGCACCTCGGCAGCCCTGTTTCTCCTGTTCGCCGCCTTCGCCAAGCCCGGCCAGGACATCTTCCTGACCGACCCGGGCTATGCCTGCTATCCGAACTTCATCCGCTTCACCGGGGCCAACCCGGCCTACATTCCGGTCACCGAGGAGGACGGCTTCCAGTTCAACCCGGACGTCCTGGCCGCGCGCGTCAACGAAAAGACCCGGGCCATCCTGGTCAATTCGCCCGGCAACCCGTCCGGGACGGTGATCAGCCGGGAGAACATGCGGCGCATCTGCGGGCTTGGCCCGGCGATTATCTCGGACGAAATCTACCATGGCCTGGTCTACGAGGGGAAAGCCAGCAGCGCCCTGGAATTTACGGACAACTGCTTTGTCCTAAACGGCTTTTCCAAGCTGCACGCCATGACCGGGTTTCGCCTGGGCTATCTCATCGCGCCGGAAAAGTACCTGTGCCTTCTTCAGAAGTTGCAGCAGAACTTTTTCATCTGCGCCTCGTCCGTGGCCCAGTGGGCCGGGATCGCGGCCCTGACCGAGGCCGGGCCGGACATCGAGCGCATGCGCAAAATCTATGACGAGCGGCGCAGGTTTCTCGTAGCGGGATTGCGGGAGCTGGGGTTTGCGA
Above is a genomic segment from Desulfolutivibrio sulfodismutans DSM 3696 containing:
- a CDS encoding type I restriction enzyme HsdR N-terminal domain-containing protein; amino-acid sequence: MHEESLNRVIRDYLTGEDVEETSYEEFRQALARLLVEERGYPRDRMCAKAGVCFPMEGKDYTRMVDLAVTDGSGAPLLVVIFCSGEPGSYIRETLAASRLFGDTPAPLALVTDTKEALLLRVADGHILARGGMRTIPHFDELTRLAAASPAPRLSEEAINRERRILFAYSELLSGGCCAGACRPTARR
- a CDS encoding response regulator, which encodes MEDDTSNRLSAATMLRHMGHAVTEAENGQEALRALASDPFDMVLMDIQMPVMDGLTATRHIRHGEVPGPVKNIPIVALTAYAMESDRERFLTAGMDDFLAKPFEMQALADTVGRVMAKRRFN
- a CDS encoding PAS domain-containing sensor histidine kinase, encoding MFKPGNRYVLLIPAVYFLAAGAWILFSDLAVTALFRDPQSIADMQTFKGWFFVMATSLLLYALLRRVEAGQRGHTDSLFAARREIAAAGDRLASVVNAAPLAIYLLDREGRVSLWNPAAERLFGWKEAEVMGRPLPTVPEQHKAEFEAILARAFAKAPPANLDVVRMRRDGSLLEVSLHAAPIDDGHGELTGVLFMASDVTAARELARERDRLFNHSMDLLSITDYAGVLQQVNPAWTRTLGYSSQALVGRPVVELVHPDDLSAFLAMGERLVEGSPVRNFEARYRTKDGSYAWLSFASHPLPEQQRIFSVARDISDRKLAEEELLKRRRFMEVVLTSLPIGVSVRLLDSGLATFQNPRYSEILGWPPEALATLDGYFGSLFPDPRERTAIRERILSDVQSGEPGRMSWKDLPITTAKGERRHVTIASFPVPGHNVLVATVLDTTFRTLAEQSMAEAKKQAEQANQAKTQFLANMSHELRTPLNAIFGMSQLAQTTSLPPDQAECWDITFQSAKKLLSIVDNLIELANMESGAVQLTVKEFDIRSLVDSLCRTHEVQARLKNLNFTWRVADDVGDILVGDPFRLRQILVNLLVNAIRFTMRGGITLTVERYEAPPDGPRRVFVDQGFAGECLLFRIADTGIGIPADKLASIFDSFALAEDYLTKKYGGTGLGLSIAKQLTELLGGSVWVESTPGQGSVFSFTAAFWLPTCRVSFPTDDAPPRTRPPPCAYFWWRTTPATA
- a CDS encoding dynamin family protein gives rise to the protein MENHDHAPDLKNLEEQLRRENPLLVDAVASFRKLDFVGRRLGLLPKGGSFAARIAWWPLVAVLGPFSAGKSTFINNYLGHSLQHTGTHAVDDKFTVICYTTEPSSRVLPGVALDADLRFPFYKMSQELEKVEAGEGGRIDAYLQLKTCPGERAKGLILIDSPGFDADAQRTATLRITDYIMDLSDLVLVLFDANRPEPGAMRDTLRHLVAGTVNRKDSSKFLYVLNRMDVTAREDNPEEVVGAWQRSLAQHGLTAGRFYRVYSPEAALPIADEALARRFAAKRDKDLAEIHGRMAQVRVERAYRIVGALEKMAREIEDDFVPRIRALAGRWRTSVLRFDALFFGIAAALCVAASFASGPAAGGSFLPGWLDWIFSASWRAWPFAALVLAGAGFVHFKARGLAEGRLRRALARENPPGALREALERAMDKNTAWWRSIFASEPAGWGNASRRRVREAIAGAESLVQALNDRYAQPSGPRPEPSDTPTTL
- a CDS encoding pyridoxal phosphate-dependent aminotransferase, which gives rise to MNPACKDITSFLVMDILEKAQGLERQGHHVIHLEIGEPDFDTPDCVKEAACRAIRDGKTHYSHSLGLIELREAICRHYAAEYGVTVKPQNIVVTGGTSAALFLLFAAFAKPGQDIFLTDPGYACYPNFIRFTGANPAYIPVTEEDGFQFNPDVLAARVNEKTRAILVNSPGNPSGTVISRENMRRICGLGPAIISDEIYHGLVYEGKASSALEFTDNCFVLNGFSKLHAMTGFRLGYLIAPEKYLCLLQKLQQNFFICASSVAQWAGIAALTEAGPDIERMRKIYDERRRFLVAGLRELGFAIRVEPTGAFYVLVNARHLGPDSLALAHDILDRVHLGVTPGIDFGSGGEGHLRFSYANSLENIAEGLARLKRYIAGR